From a single Okeanomitos corallinicola TIOX110 genomic region:
- the glyQ gene encoding glycine--tRNA ligase subunit alpha, with translation MNFQSVIAVLHQFWGERGCLIAQPYDMEKGAGTKNPQTFLRALGPEPWAVAYIEPCRRPTDGRYGENPNRFQHYYQYQVLIKPSPDNIQDIYLDSLRALGIRPEDHDVRFVEDNWEDATVGAWGTGWEVWLDGMEITQFTYFQQCGGIDCRPVSIEITYGLERLVMYLQQVESITKIQWTDDITYGDVFLQAEIEQCTYNFEASNPEMLLNLFNMYEQEASQLTERGLVLPSLDYVMKCSHTFNLLDARGVISVTERTRYIARIRHLARKVAHLYVEQREKLGFPLLKNGVSLTVG, from the coding sequence GTGAATTTTCAGTCAGTAATAGCGGTTTTACATCAATTTTGGGGTGAGCGTGGTTGTCTGATTGCTCAACCCTATGACATGGAGAAGGGAGCGGGAACTAAGAACCCACAAACTTTTTTAAGGGCTTTGGGGCCAGAGCCGTGGGCTGTGGCTTATATTGAACCTTGTCGTCGTCCGACGGATGGACGTTACGGGGAAAATCCGAATCGGTTTCAACATTATTATCAGTACCAAGTTTTGATTAAGCCTTCGCCAGATAACATTCAAGACATTTATCTTGATTCTTTGAGAGCTTTGGGTATTCGTCCAGAGGATCATGATGTGCGGTTTGTGGAGGATAATTGGGAGGATGCAACTGTAGGGGCTTGGGGTACTGGTTGGGAAGTGTGGCTGGATGGGATGGAAATTACCCAGTTTACTTACTTCCAACAATGTGGGGGTATTGATTGCCGTCCGGTGTCTATTGAGATTACCTATGGTTTAGAGAGATTGGTGATGTATCTTCAGCAGGTGGAGTCTATTACTAAGATTCAATGGACAGATGATATTACCTACGGGGATGTTTTTCTTCAGGCTGAGATTGAGCAGTGTACTTATAATTTTGAAGCCTCGAATCCTGAGATGCTGCTGAATCTATTTAATATGTATGAGCAGGAAGCATCCCAATTGACTGAACGGGGTTTGGTTTTACCTAGTTTGGATTATGTGATGAAGTGTTCCCATACTTTTAATTTGCTGGATGCCAGAGGTGTAATTTCGGTGACGGAACGGACTCGCTATATTGCTAGGATTCGTCATTTGGCTAGGAAGGTTGCTCATTTATATGTTGAACAAAGAGAAAAATTGGGTTTCCCGTTACTTAAAAATGGCGTAAGTTTAACAGTAGGCTAA
- a CDS encoding histone deacetylase codes for MLPIIYSDEFLDHDTGNYHPEKPERLTAIVEALKNAEFAEKITWVNPTPVTKDLIQWVEKVHTTEHIRLIKAIAENGGGYLDGDTPISPRSYDVALLAVSAWLDGVQEVLSRHKPAFVLARPPGHHAERDRGMGFCLFSNVAIAAEYALQQPEINRVAILDWDVHHGNGTQSIVEKNPQIIYCSLHQSPAYPGTGQESEQGFHNNVLNIPILPGSDINTYNPLWEKKIIPFLTNFQPDILIVSAGYDALADDPLASINLQPEDFGLFTQYCLSITPNILFGLEGGYDLPTLSKSVTYTIESCLNIT; via the coding sequence ATGCTACCAATTATTTATTCAGACGAATTTTTAGATCACGACACAGGAAACTATCATCCTGAAAAACCAGAACGGTTAACAGCCATTGTAGAAGCCTTAAAAAATGCTGAATTTGCCGAAAAAATTACATGGGTAAACCCCACCCCAGTCACCAAAGACCTCATACAGTGGGTAGAAAAAGTCCACACCACCGAACATATCAGACTCATCAAAGCCATAGCTGAAAACGGTGGAGGTTACTTAGATGGAGACACCCCAATTTCTCCCCGCAGCTATGATGTAGCATTATTAGCAGTCAGTGCTTGGTTAGATGGAGTTCAGGAAGTTTTGAGCAGACATAAACCTGCATTCGTATTAGCAAGGCCACCAGGACATCACGCCGAAAGAGATAGAGGAATGGGCTTTTGCCTATTTTCCAACGTCGCAATTGCCGCTGAATATGCTTTACAACAACCAGAAATTAACCGTGTCGCTATCCTCGACTGGGACGTTCATCACGGTAACGGTACTCAATCCATAGTAGAAAAAAACCCCCAAATAATCTATTGTTCCTTACATCAATCTCCCGCATACCCTGGTACTGGCCAAGAATCAGAACAAGGTTTCCACAACAACGTTTTAAACATACCCATACTTCCAGGTAGCGACATTAACACCTACAACCCACTCTGGGAAAAAAAGATCATCCCCTTTTTAACCAACTTTCAACCAGACATACTCATAGTTAGCGCCGGATATGATGCCTTAGCAGACGATCCCTTAGCAAGTATAAACTTACAACCCGAAGATTTTGGCTTATTCACTCAATACTGTTTAAGCATCACCCCAAACATCCTCTTTGGCTTAGAAGGAGGCTATGATTTACCAACCCTATCAAAATCAGTAACTTACACAATCGAATCTTGTTTAAATATCACGTAA
- a CDS encoding ComEC/Rec2 family competence protein yields MMPSNSVIICLAYILGLLFTVFPWGGVWVFGLGILAAVFFRAIYINFQKLTQKRDKSLTKGRSGNNLPLATPHPNVWLIAGFVGLLATFYFQLRVPQPGTKDISQFISDENNSNQEQLVIVRGNVASNPRLTRSQRGQFWLEATQLDEVKNDQGASDVPQGVTGKLYVTVPILQATGLYPSQEIAVTGMLYKPKAAANPGAFDFQKYLKQEGTFAGLVGKQINIIDEERKWGWWQVREQIVKSQVRFLGVPEGPLVSAMVLGGKAVDLPYDVRDLFVKVGLAHALAASGFQTSLILGIILQLTRKANKGIQIFCGGLGLISFLCLAGFQASVLRAVIMGFAALIGLALERKVRQLGSLLLAATLLLVFNPVWIWDLGFQLSFLATLGLIVTATPITKRLDWLPPIIASLIAVPLAATIWTLPLLLNIFSVVAVYSVPLNIITTPLISVISIGGMISGLASLILPDLGSTLASFLYYPSHWLIKIAEFFAILPGSSVAVGSISTWQMLIIYGLIILTLLMRWWQKRWWLAGLMAVVLIVVPVWHSTNNLLRITLLATDKEPVLVIQDKGKITLINSSDEGTGRFTILPFLQQQGINKIDLAIASKFLVNENDAWLEILHSLPIKNFYAYASKLENNLEIQAIQQKLQKHQGIYQPLALGQVVNISAGIAQFVNDTLPILKLQIFGQNWLLVGTVKSQQIEQLVKNGDLSSPQVLWCPPESLQDLVEVLKPSVAIATTNNLNSKTLSAISKGNTKLFFTGRDGAIQWTPNGDFEAFIQVTENKSSNL; encoded by the coding sequence ATGATGCCAAGTAATAGTGTAATTATTTGTCTTGCCTATATTTTAGGGTTGCTGTTTACGGTATTTCCTTGGGGTGGTGTGTGGGTTTTTGGACTGGGGATATTAGCCGCAGTTTTTTTTCGTGCGATTTATATTAATTTCCAAAAATTAACTCAAAAAAGGGATAAATCTCTTACAAAAGGTAGGTCAGGAAATAATCTTCCTCTGGCTACTCCCCATCCTAATGTCTGGTTGATAGCTGGTTTTGTGGGTTTGTTGGCTACTTTTTATTTTCAATTGCGAGTACCACAGCCAGGTACAAAGGATATTAGTCAGTTTATTTCTGATGAAAATAATAGTAACCAAGAACAGTTAGTAATTGTACGTGGTAATGTTGCGAGTAATCCTCGTTTAACTCGTAGTCAAAGGGGGCAATTTTGGCTAGAAGCGACGCAGTTGGATGAGGTGAAAAATGATCAAGGTGCTTCTGATGTGCCACAAGGAGTGACAGGTAAGTTATATGTGACTGTGCCGATATTGCAGGCGACTGGTTTATATCCTAGTCAAGAAATTGCGGTGACAGGGATGTTGTATAAACCAAAAGCTGCGGCAAATCCTGGGGCTTTTGATTTTCAAAAGTATCTGAAACAGGAGGGTACTTTTGCGGGTTTGGTTGGTAAACAAATCAATATTATTGATGAGGAAAGAAAATGGGGATGGTGGCAGGTTCGGGAACAAATTGTAAAATCGCAAGTTCGTTTTTTAGGTGTTCCTGAAGGGCCTTTAGTGAGTGCGATGGTTTTGGGGGGTAAGGCTGTTGATTTACCTTATGATGTGCGGGATTTATTTGTAAAGGTTGGTTTAGCTCATGCTTTGGCTGCTTCTGGTTTTCAAACTTCGTTAATTTTGGGGATAATTTTACAGTTAACTAGAAAGGCCAATAAAGGAATTCAAATTTTTTGTGGTGGGTTGGGCTTAATTTCTTTCTTATGTTTGGCGGGTTTTCAAGCTTCGGTACTTAGGGCAGTAATTATGGGTTTTGCTGCTTTAATTGGGTTGGCTTTGGAGAGAAAAGTTCGACAATTAGGATCTTTATTATTAGCTGCTACTTTATTATTAGTATTTAATCCTGTTTGGATTTGGGATTTAGGTTTTCAACTGAGTTTTTTAGCAACTTTGGGGTTGATTGTTACAGCTACGCCGATAACTAAACGTTTGGATTGGTTACCTCCCATTATTGCTTCTTTAATTGCTGTTCCTTTGGCAGCTACGATTTGGACTTTACCTTTACTTTTAAATATTTTTAGTGTGGTTGCTGTTTATAGTGTGCCGTTAAATATTATTACTACGCCGTTAATTTCTGTGATTAGTATTGGTGGGATGATTAGTGGTTTGGCAAGTTTAATTTTGCCGGATTTAGGTAGCACTTTAGCTAGTTTTTTATATTATCCCAGTCATTGGCTAATTAAAATTGCTGAATTTTTTGCTATTTTGCCAGGAAGTTCGGTTGCTGTTGGGAGTATTTCTACTTGGCAGATGCTGATAATTTACGGGTTAATTATTCTGACTTTGTTGATGCGCTGGTGGCAAAAAAGATGGTGGCTTGCGGGTTTAATGGCTGTAGTTTTGATTGTTGTTCCTGTTTGGCATTCGACGAATAATTTGTTAAGAATTACATTATTAGCGACTGATAAAGAACCGGTTTTGGTAATTCAAGATAAGGGCAAAATAACTTTAATTAATAGTAGTGATGAAGGTACGGGACGGTTTACAATTTTGCCGTTTCTACAACAACAGGGAATTAATAAAATTGATTTAGCAATTGCTAGTAAATTTCTGGTTAATGAAAATGATGCTTGGCTAGAAATTCTGCACAGTTTACCAATTAAAAATTTTTATGCTTACGCTTCTAAATTAGAAAATAATCTGGAGATTCAAGCTATTCAACAAAAACTACAAAAGCATCAAGGAATTTATCAACCTTTAGCATTAGGTCAGGTTGTCAATATTAGTGCTGGTATTGCCCAATTTGTAAATGATACTTTACCGATTTTAAAGCTACAAATTTTTGGACAAAATTGGTTATTGGTTGGTACTGTTAAATCTCAACAAATAGAACAATTAGTTAAAAATGGTGATTTATCTTCTCCCCAAGTGCTTTGGTGTCCACCGGAATCTTTACAGGATTTGGTGGAGGTGCTAAAACCATCTGTGGCGATCGCAACTACAAATAATCTGAATAGTAAAACTTTATCTGCTATCAGTAAAGGAAATACTAAATTGTTTTTTACTGGTAGAGATGGGGCAATTCAATGGACACCTAATGGTGATTTTGAGGCTTTTATTCAGGTGACAGAAAACAAATCTTCTAATTTGTAG
- a CDS encoding DUF4079 domain-containing protein, protein MVNISEALEPIAAWFRSLGVPEPVVHWGHPVMMGIVIFVVGTFVGVSGWRGKLLQNTDKDAAVKSKNAHRLLAPWLFIFLAGGYTGGVLSLVMQQKPLFESPHFWTGSIVLLLLLVNGAISLSGFFGDKAGLRAFHAYLGSTALLILFVHAVLGFNLGISL, encoded by the coding sequence ATGGTTAATATCAGTGAAGCTTTAGAACCTATTGCGGCTTGGTTTCGTTCTTTGGGTGTTCCTGAACCTGTTGTGCATTGGGGACATCCAGTAATGATGGGGATTGTGATTTTTGTGGTGGGTACTTTTGTAGGTGTGTCTGGTTGGCGAGGTAAATTACTACAAAATACAGATAAGGATGCTGCTGTCAAAAGTAAGAATGCCCATCGTCTGTTAGCACCTTGGTTATTTATATTTTTGGCTGGTGGTTATACAGGTGGTGTGTTGTCTTTGGTAATGCAGCAGAAACCGCTTTTTGAGAGTCCTCATTTTTGGACTGGTTCAATTGTGCTTTTACTGTTGTTGGTTAATGGTGCAATTTCTCTAAGTGGGTTTTTTGGAGATAAAGCCGGTTTGCGGGCTTTTCATGCCTATTTAGGGAGTACAGCACTTTTGATTTTATTTGTTCATGCTGTATTAGGATTCAATTTGGGTATATCTTTGTAG